One Penaeus monodon isolate SGIC_2016 unplaced genomic scaffold, NSTDA_Pmon_1 PmonScaffold_25434, whole genome shotgun sequence DNA segment encodes these proteins:
- the LOC119570383 gene encoding uncharacterized protein LOC119570383: MKNLILWNARSVLNKKTNLNYLIYKENPNIIAITETWLKEKDKFTLNNYTIIRKDRVNQVGGGLAICIKNNLQFKEINLREIYRDKLETLGIKVNYKRKWLNIIIIYNPCNDIKTEELQYYSDQITDPKLIMGDFNAHHPYWNENISNRQINTTGKNIIKWISQNNLIMLTPKNQITRIDPKTAKESTIDLVFGSPTLSHIQLKTTSHLDSDHLPIIINDNSTKQ; encoded by the coding sequence atgaaaaaccTTATATTGTGGAACGCAAGATCTGTGTTAAACAAGAAAACTAacctaaattatttaatttataaagaaaatccaAACATAATAGCCATAACAGAAAcatggttaaaagaaaaagataaatttactCTAAATAATTACACAATAATCAGAAAAGACCGAGTAAACCAAGTAGGAGGAGGCTTAgccatatgtataaaaaacaatttaCAGTTTAAAGAAATAAATCTAAGAGAAATATATAGGGACAAATTAGAAACCCTAGGAATAAAAGTTAACTATAAAAGGAAAtggctaaatataataataatatataacccatgcaatgatataaaaacagaagAACTCCAATATTACTCAGATCAAATCACAGACCCAAAACTAATAATGGGAGACTTTAATGCCCATCATCCTTACTGGAACGAAAACATAAGCAATAGACAAATTAATACAACAggcaaaaacataataaaatggaTCAGtcaaaacaatttaataatgctaaccccaaaaaatcaaataactaGAATAGACCCTAAAACAGCCAAAGAATCAACCATAGACCTAGTATTTGGTTCTCCAACCCTAAGTCATATCCAACTAAAAACAACATCTCATTTAGATAGTGATcatttaccaataataataaacgataattcTACAAAACAATAA